A segment of the Lycium ferocissimum isolate CSIRO_LF1 chromosome 5, AGI_CSIRO_Lferr_CH_V1, whole genome shotgun sequence genome:
ctataccctaaattgctacgacacaccttaccttttcctgaGTCCTATTACCCTCTAAatttatttaaaacggaataattacccccctaaacgctgacgtggcaaggagagtatgtttcactctctttgagagagtgagaaacataaaaaatgggaaattttaatttttttcttaaaaatctgtattttcttaaaatatgaaaataaatctagttttccaaatttagttttaaaactCGGTTTTCCACGTTTTAAAAACGTTTTCCGCattttaaaaatgattaatttttctaaaattttataaaaattcagcttttttcacattttgacaagaaaacaCTTTTTCGGATTgcatttgaaaattaaaagtgtcctaagaaaatgaaatcatgaaaatcaagaattttaagacattttaaaaaaataatcaagttttccatatttttaacaaatccatttttccatattttaaaacaattcatgttttcgctttttttttttttttttttttaaatgggttctaaaaaaaaaaagaaattttaatttttttttttttaaaactggttttaaaaatcattcttttttaaagaaaattcagttttttaatccatgttttcagttttttttttttaaatgggttttaaaaaaaatcaaaatttcaaaaaaaaaattaaaaaggggtttttaaaatcaattttaaaaaaaaaaaaatcagttttttattttatttttaaaaaaattgacacgtaagatgaaatttatttttaaaacaaataaatacacacgTGTTGGAGAGAgcgtatgtcactctcccatataaGAGCTACGGCGTTTGCGTAAAATTTCgttttttaaataagtttagggcaGATAGGACCTTAAAATCTCTCAAATAACGGCCTTATCCCTCTGTGTAACTACCTCAACTATCTAGACATATGtgcttttaaataattttcaattCTAGGCTCTGCAAGTATGATAGACCATTGCCCCCAAACTGCTACCAACACTTACTTGCAGACCAGTCCATTGTTCCTGGCCCCTTTTTACTTCTGTAATCCAAGGGCAAACACTAAACAATTATTCCAATATAAAACatcgcataaaataatacattatTTATTTAACTATGTAAGAAAAAATCATCTCCACATAATCTAAACACGAACTTGTGGTGTATATGAATTTGAGTATTTTTTGACATTAATGAATCAGAGCAAAGaaaatttctttcaagcttCTTCGTGTGATTAGAGAGTTTCATAAGGCAATGTGAATGATACTTCTGTTGACAATTGTATCGGGGTAACACCTGTATTAGCTAAAATTTGAAGATTAAAATTGTGAATTGATGCATGAATGAAAGGGAACAATATTTATAACTAATGTTAAGCCTAACACAAATGGGTCAGAATTTTATCAACTACTCAACCTTCCATCGAGATGGAAAACATTGAGTTTTAGGGTAAGTAATTGAAGAAATTGAGTGCTTCATTCCGTTGAACACGTGATAACCGGTGATTGTGATCGCCCGATATGAATGTTGCCATTTCGTATAGgcatttcttctttttaagtCCTAAAGGGGAACTTATTCATTTCTATTTTGTTCATATTCAATGTGGTAATGGGAATGGCTACAGCCAACATCAAAGATATTATATTCTTCAAAGGATCATCCtcctcatcaacaacaatttcTATACAAATTTTCAAGTAGACGAGATCAGTCATATTGTCTCAATCGAAGATGAGATTTCACTTATTTAAAGCTTGAGGAAATGGTTAAATTTGTCAGCGGTATGAAAGATATAGCCTTTAATCTTGAGAAGAGAATGTATGCGTCTTATTAGTTTGTTTGAGACGTTACTACACTAAagcttatttctttttttccatttgATTTGTAATTGTGGAGGGTGAGGTGGGAATGTGGATATGactattttatctttttgtatCATTTAAGTACTTTTTATTAGTTGAAGatttttttatcattattattattattattattattatttatttatttatttatttatttatttatttatttatttatttatttattttgagtcaGGTTATTCAGTTCGTTTATATTGCaaccaatatgattatgatatttttgtgGCATTCAGACGCTATTCACTAATTACATGATTTGTTtcctttaattttataaaatttcgtTCTTGGGTATATTGCCAAGAAAAGCAAAAAGATAATTGaatttttattgaaataattaCATATGATTATATGCTCAAGCAAACAAGATAAGAAATCGATATGATAAACTACTAACCACGCATCGTGCGCGTTCTAATGCTAGCATTTATAGAGTACAATGCAAGAATTaactatttaaaaataaaaaagtaaataataaatgtgcaaataaaatttatgtcacgacccaaccgatgagccgtgacgggagtctgacctctagcgaccaaacacccctatactcgtatctgaaatatactgaacatcaaggccCATGAATGGcacaactaatctcataaaaaggaaacatcagaactctgtacaatccgtacatatatatatatacaatcatGCGAAGAACAAAGGCCGCCCAAAGCCGGGCAGACATATatcgtacacaaaagaatggacaccgacaaggctacatcgtttggctaatacatacaactgtctagagacctctactggaataaaagctgtagagaggacgggacagggccccgtcatacccatgtgCATACGTATctcaaaaggggcataccaaaaccGACCGTAGCTCCGGACGGAACGGGAGCGTGCATCGAACACCGccagatctagaggtcctaccgAGCCGGACCACCGTCGTCCGTCTccccgtaccgcggcatgaacgcaacccccgaGCACCCGGGAGTCGCACGATAAGGATCGAGTACGTAAAAAAGATAAgagcaacatcatatatatatgtatatacatgaggaccatggataagatctgaactcataagccgAAATAACTGAATGCATGTACtcgtatgaactagtatctgcttGAATCTGCATAAActtgtataactgacaatgcctctgtgggcacatattacaatgcctctgtgggcacataatatgcatgctcatgcctatcaatgaaggtcgTACATCTAAATAtaggtgcgtatataacgcctgatatatgcgcgtatataacgctcgttctttttcatatcatatcacctCTCtacggccatcatcatatacatgtcgcTTATACTTGCGGTAccgattctcatatcatcataataAGGCACCACCGATCGTGtaacgcgtatataacgccctcgctcctttccataccccatatacatataatgcttcacgtatataacgccttcggTCACggtcaacatacatatatatatatatatatatataaatgaatgtaatgcatgaataactgtatacataaaactggacACATGAACGAAGGGATAATCATAAAGTAGTGGGGGTACATGAACCAAAGACgaaatactcctaatacttctaagagtaagTATATGGACTCGTTTACTCGCTTATTGTATCgtgtcataggatcatgccaaaagaagaaaaggatcGCCTTAAAATACCTTGACATATATCAAATCGTCCAACTCCTACTTCtcgacttgtaaatctacaattaagataacatagaccTTCATTAGACTATGCACTTCACTTGCTAACCTCCTTTAGATGTATAgagagcttaacgaatcatggacaacatttctctcataagcttaacaacccttcaacttctcattcactttaataacaacaataacaacatttacatatcaaaatatattcaaatccattcccaatcatctcttacaATAACCCTAAGTTACTATTTTgtctttcatcaacttaccactttcacAACTACCCCCCTCTTTACTTAggatcactaaaactcttgatactcatcttaaatacaaaggtagaaataatttacataccttgaggggtcaagaatcccaagactCACTTTAACTCTAACTCTCTAAACTCCacacttgaagaaaccctagaagcaacctttctCCTTCActatctcgggtttacggggtccgggtcttgtcaagtTTTCACTagtatgatgaaaaatattgggagagaatatatcagggttttctgatttttggaaggggaaaaatatgaaatgaagtcgtgatccacatatttatatttggaagccaaaaaggctacagcggtccggttcgacgagccaGTCGACGGCCTGTCGACatgtcgatggtccgtcgacttgcccgtcgacctgcgcctgcaaaTGCATGGCTGCGGAATCCCATCGACGCCgcacgtcgacggtccgtcgaacatGTCGACAACCTGtagacgatgactggtgtctgcagatttttctGATTCGGTTcggatcgcgtcgattcgattcgttcaacttctaactctgaGAATTACCCGGAACACATACTGGTACTCTTGTTCATGGGGTAAGGCACTTCCTATCTCCAAACTCGAGCTcgagtctctattccaagggcatacccgactaggagaccataggttctactactacgaaaacgaggggtgtaacaattTACTTGCGCTAAAATTTTGTTTCTATTAATTTcttgtaaaataatattttgaactgAATTCAAAGAATTAAAAATCAATCCGCATAAACCATTTATACATAAATGTGTTAGTACCAAATAACTTTGAAGATGAAATTCTTCATCTTTTCCCAAGAACTATCATGTCAGAACATCGAGAATGTAAAACTAGATGTGGAAGCGTACTTGAATCCATGACAAAACCGGATTGCTCAACTAGCGGTCTTTGGCCTTCCAAACCTAGATGTAAGTCGTTTACTCTTCACTGAAGACGGGaaatcagaaaaagaaaaacctaCGTATGGTTTGGGGACCATAACCCTTATTTATTGTTGCACAAGTTATGTTAATTTCTAGTTTAGCCCATCATTAAACTAGAAATTACAATCGAGTATCTACACATAGTAACCCATACTTTATGAGGTATTTAATTAGCCCATAAACTTTTAGTCTTTAGTAGATCACTTTTAATTAGGGCCAACCTTATAATGATAGCTAATAACATACAACTAGGGCTGGGCGTTCGTTTGGTTCAGTTTGATTTTTCGGTTTTCGATTTTCAGTTTGTAAAAAATGGGAACTAAAATAACTTCGGTTCAGTTTGGTTTTTGCAATTTCGGTTCGATTTATTCAGTTCGATTTCTTCGGTTTAGATATGGAAACTTTCCCAAAGCCACAAGTAGGAGTTTGGACAATTTCTAGCAATTTTTAACAAACATAAGCTAAAACTAAGTGATGTCTACTAAGCTTACATGAAACATGAAACAAGAAACAGTACTAGACTACTAGTACATCTGATAGGGTCAAGGAAATCATAGGCCAAACAGAGaaagcaaccaacaacaacaacaacccagagAAAGTAACCACCCTCCCAGAATTCCCTTTTCTACTCTCTGTTGgcctcattcttcatatatgatgtatatatgtaatatgtGACGTGAACCCAATATATTtctattaattttatcttggttttgtaaatgaacaaataatttggacatatatttttagtaatatgggatggagggagtacttcatttattaattcttaaaaacgtgaaaagtcaaaagtgaacaagtaaaagtgcacggaagaaataaatgtgtcggagaattaaaattgaagtgcatacatgtatacacgaGAAGAGAAcgttcagtactatgacatatgtccatgtggtgggataaaaaagtagttggttaaagtgtataatttatatagcttttggtacaaatatTCATTGCTGTGTTAAAGTGTGTCTTAATCTCCGGCTTTCGTAACTCCCAGGTAACTTCACCCTAAGCCTACTATACCATCAGTAAtgtggacaagtaatatgggacggagggagtacttcatttatcaattattaaagaacgtgaaaagtcaaaagtgaacaagtaaaagtacacggaGAAAATagatgtgtcggagaattaaaattgaagtgcatacgtgtatacatgagaagagaataaatattcaatgcTATGATATACATCCACGTGGGATAAAGAAATAGTTGATTAAAATGTAtaatttatatagcttttggtacaagtattCATCGTTGTGTTAGTCCCTGAATAAATATGTGGAAGTCCATAAATTCTTACAAAACGTACTATAATTAGTACTATTTGAATCAAATAATCTAACATATGAACGTGTTGGTTGAGTACTTTGTCTCTTCTAGCTCAtgctaagttttttttttgcacaaagGAGTTAACAACAGTCGTCGTTTTTCCCTCAAACAACCTTGTCCTATTAGTTTCAGATAAGTTCCTCATGCTAGGGGCCACCACCGCATCACCACCTATTTCTCCGCCATATTTAAACTCAAACCCCGTCACTCTCCAAGACCGAAAGCAGCTTGTCTTCAAGTTACAACAATGCAAAAGCATTAAACACGCCACTCCAATTCATGCTCATATAATCAAGAACGGCAACCCCAATGACCCCTTTATATTATTCGAGCTTCTTCGCATTTGTTCCAAATCCTGCTCCATTGAATACGCTTCCAAGATATTCCAGCAAACCCCGAACCCAAATGTATTTCTCCACACTGCTTTTATTGACGTGTTTGTTTCTTCAGGGTCTTATTCTGATGGAattaaaacttattttcaaATGATTAGGGGTTTCATTTTGCCTGATAATTATATAATCCCTTTGGTTTTGAAAGCATGTGGGTTTGCATTAGATTTGGAAAGTGGTAAACAAATCCATTGCCAGGTCATGAAATTGGGATTGAGTTCGGATAGGTTTGTGAGGTTAAAGCTAATTGAACTTTTTGGAAAATGCGGGGAGTTTGATGATGCGAAGAAGGTGTTCGATGAAATGCCTCAAAGAGATGTTGTTGCTTCTACTGTTATGATATCGTGTTATTTTGATCATGGATTAGTGAGTAAGGCGATGGATGAATTTCGGCTGGTTTCTACTAAGGATAATGTTTGTTGGACAGCTATGATTGATGGGCTAGTTAGAAATGGTGAAATGAATTTCGCGTTGGAGTTGTTTAGAGAAATGCAGATGGCGGGTGTAAAGCCTAATGAAGTTACGATTGTTTGCGTTCTATCTGCGTGTGCGCAGTTAGGAGCGCTAGAGCTCGGTAAATGGGTTCATTCGTATGTGGAGAAGTATAATATTGAAGTTAATCATATAGTTGGTTCAGCTTTGGTGAATATGTATTCAAGGTGTGGAGATATTGATGAGGCAGCTAGCATTTTCGAAGAGTTGAAAGCGAGAGATGTGACCACTTATAATTCTATGATTGTTGGGTATGCATTGAATGGGAAGAGTGTAGAGGCTATCAAAAATTTTCAGAGAATGATACGTGAAGGAATTAAACCGACAAGTATTACATTTTCCGGTGTTTTAAATGCGTGTAGTCATGGTGGGTTAGTGGACGTTGGGTTTGAGATCTTTGAGAGTATGGAAAGTGAATATGGAATTGAACGAAGAATTGAACATTACGGATGTATGGTCGATCTTCTTGGTCGTGTAGGCCGTCTTCAAGAGGCTTATGATTTTATACAAAAAGGCAACATTGCTCTGGACAATATAATTTGGGGATCGTTGTTAAGTGCTTGCAGAATTCATAAACATTTCGAACTAGGGGAAAGGGTTGCAAAAATTCTATTGGAGTATGGTGCTGCTGATTCTGGAACGTATATTCTTCTGTCTAATGTCTATGCTTCACTTGGTAAATTTAAGGAAGCAGCACAAGTGAGAACGAAATTGAGAGAAGAATTAGGTGTCCAAAAGGAACCAGGTTGCAGTTCGATTGAAGTGAAAAATGGGATTCATGAGTTTCTTTTGGGAGACATTAGACACCCTGAAAGGGAAGCAATATACATTAAACTGAAGGAGCTGAATGATATGCTGAAATCCGAAGATTATGCTCCAGCAACCGATGTCATCTCACAAGATATTGAAGAACATGAGAAAAAATGGGCTTTGAGCATACATAGTGAAAGGCTTGCAATATGTTATGGCTTGATCTCAACCAAACCAAGTACCACTATAAGAGTAGTAAAAAATCTTAGAGTTTGCAATGACTGCCATTCAGTTATTAAGCTTATATCTAAGATTACACGGAGAAAAATTGTTGTTAGAGATCGGAATAGGTTTCACCATTTTGAAAATGGTGTTTGTTCTTGTGGTGACTACTGGTAAACACAACATATTTTTTTGGTCTACATTCTTGATATGATGCTATATTGTAGATAATGTCCATCTTTGAGTCCATTTCAGGAT
Coding sequences within it:
- the LOC132056061 gene encoding putative pentatricopeptide repeat-containing protein At5g59200, chloroplastic; its protein translation is MLGATTASPPISPPYLNSNPVTLQDRKQLVFKLQQCKSIKHATPIHAHIIKNGNPNDPFILFELLRICSKSCSIEYASKIFQQTPNPNVFLHTAFIDVFVSSGSYSDGIKTYFQMIRGFILPDNYIIPLVLKACGFALDLESGKQIHCQVMKLGLSSDRFVRLKLIELFGKCGEFDDAKKVFDEMPQRDVVASTVMISCYFDHGLVSKAMDEFRLVSTKDNVCWTAMIDGLVRNGEMNFALELFREMQMAGVKPNEVTIVCVLSACAQLGALELGKWVHSYVEKYNIEVNHIVGSALVNMYSRCGDIDEAASIFEELKARDVTTYNSMIVGYALNGKSVEAIKNFQRMIREGIKPTSITFSGVLNACSHGGLVDVGFEIFESMESEYGIERRIEHYGCMVDLLGRVGRLQEAYDFIQKGNIALDNIIWGSLLSACRIHKHFELGERVAKILLEYGAADSGTYILLSNVYASLGKFKEAAQVRTKLREELGVQKEPGCSSIEVKNGIHEFLLGDIRHPEREAIYIKLKELNDMLKSEDYAPATDVISQDIEEHEKKWALSIHSERLAICYGLISTKPSTTIRVVKNLRVCNDCHSVIKLISKITRRKIVVRDRNRFHHFENGVCSCGDYW